Proteins encoded within one genomic window of Brachybacterium sp. P6-10-X1:
- a CDS encoding M56 family metallopeptidase: MSVLTLPLLIALLLVASAVAGPALLRAGSPLLMRVPRTAVAVLLTSLGAWLLAAASLSLLLAWTLTGPDLLPGAVGEVCQRCLDASTPFTPDQTVETALPIAVLVALPVLGAVTVLVLGARRAIRARSAARDAARDITAGARAIRLAGHDVWLVPDEEPAAFALPARLGGIVVSAGLRRALSDAELRAVLAHEGAHLRQRHHLVLSATRSLAEPLRWIPLAAAIAEAVPRYLEIAADESARRCSGTRSLASALLKIGAPVRPATPTAAAPATATASAGPQLHAGLLHAGGPDRIRHLVAPAGAGSALLPTALLAGLMLVLTAVIVAVHGPYLQVLLAGCAIPG, translated from the coding sequence ATGAGCGTGCTGACCCTCCCCCTGCTCATCGCGCTCCTGCTGGTCGCGAGCGCCGTGGCGGGCCCGGCGCTGCTGCGGGCAGGGTCTCCGCTGCTCATGCGGGTCCCCCGCACCGCCGTCGCGGTGCTGCTGACGTCCCTGGGCGCCTGGCTGCTCGCGGCCGCATCGCTCAGCCTGCTCCTGGCCTGGACGCTCACGGGACCGGATCTGCTGCCCGGGGCCGTCGGCGAGGTGTGTCAGCGGTGCCTGGACGCCTCCACGCCCTTCACCCCCGACCAGACCGTCGAGACCGCTCTGCCGATCGCGGTCCTCGTGGCCCTGCCGGTCCTCGGCGCCGTCACGGTGCTCGTCCTCGGGGCGCGGCGCGCGATCCGGGCCCGCTCCGCCGCCCGGGATGCGGCGCGGGACATCACGGCCGGCGCCCGCGCCATCCGCCTCGCCGGTCACGACGTGTGGCTGGTCCCCGACGAGGAGCCCGCGGCCTTCGCGCTGCCCGCCCGCCTCGGCGGGATCGTGGTCTCCGCCGGGCTGCGACGGGCCCTCAGCGACGCGGAGCTGAGGGCCGTTCTCGCCCACGAGGGCGCTCATCTGCGCCAGCGCCATCATCTGGTCCTGTCGGCGACGCGCTCCCTCGCGGAGCCGCTGCGCTGGATCCCGCTCGCGGCGGCGATCGCCGAGGCGGTCCCGCGATATCTCGAGATCGCGGCCGACGAGAGCGCCCGCCGATGTTCCGGGACCCGTTCGCTGGCCAGTGCTCTGCTGAAGATCGGCGCCCCGGTCCGCCCCGCGACCCCGACGGCCGCTGCCCCCGCGACGGCCACCGCGTCGGCGGGTCCGCAGCTGCATGCAGGTCTGCTGCACGCGGGTGGCCCGGACCGCATCCGCCATCTGGTCGCCCCGGCCGGGGCGGGATCGGCTCTGCTGCCGACGGCGCTGCTGGCCGGGCTGATGCTCGTCCTGACCGCCGTCATCGTCGCCGTGCACGGCCCGTACCTGCAGGTGCTGCTCGCGGGGTGCGCGATCCCCGGGTGA
- a CDS encoding PQQ-binding-like beta-propeller repeat protein: MRRRALVLTLPLGLAALAACDPDQPAGTASGHGTGPDVDVDPAPTVLEERAETVDVTELRLPLEMTPMIVVDPGWTATPLERDGIFLGYSDDGDRLRFRAVAEDGTLLWQAQRPLSCTGFCLSADADGAAIAVLADTATDGDAPLATSLTGYDLRTAEVRWGPVEVPGPQAAQGLVYSAPETSPMGSSQTRTALAAGTGEIALTEEELDGGRILAEHGGLVVTIDGGELVALAADDGEQRWRITLPEGLDPQRSAIGPRIDPNTGYAVLGDGREAGTVIDLADGAVIARDAERVAHDHVLDVTVVAAGAMVRGLDPDGSESWRHEDPEQLLFLTAGERLAYAQRQEEGTLVVLDTSQGRMVQPYDVDQEGALAVPEIFSGESAAAVDVGGPRYLVTTTFDEDYGTR, encoded by the coding sequence ATGAGGCGGCGCGCCCTCGTCCTCACCCTGCCGTTGGGGCTGGCCGCCCTCGCCGCCTGCGACCCCGACCAGCCCGCGGGAACCGCGAGCGGGCACGGGACGGGGCCGGACGTCGACGTCGACCCCGCTCCGACCGTGCTGGAGGAGCGCGCCGAGACGGTGGACGTCACCGAGCTGCGCCTGCCGCTGGAGATGACCCCGATGATCGTGGTCGATCCGGGGTGGACCGCGACGCCCCTCGAGCGGGACGGGATCTTCCTGGGGTACTCCGACGACGGCGATCGCCTGCGCTTCCGGGCCGTCGCCGAGGACGGCACCCTGCTGTGGCAGGCGCAGCGACCGCTCAGCTGCACCGGATTCTGCCTCTCCGCTGACGCCGACGGGGCTGCGATCGCGGTGCTCGCGGACACGGCCACGGACGGCGATGCCCCGCTGGCCACGAGCCTGACCGGCTACGACCTGCGCACCGCCGAGGTGCGCTGGGGACCGGTCGAGGTGCCGGGCCCGCAGGCCGCGCAGGGGCTGGTGTACTCCGCGCCGGAGACCTCTCCGATGGGCTCGTCGCAGACGCGCACCGCCCTGGCCGCGGGGACCGGCGAGATCGCGCTGACCGAGGAGGAGCTCGACGGCGGCAGGATCCTGGCCGAGCACGGCGGACTCGTCGTCACGATCGACGGCGGCGAGCTGGTCGCGCTCGCGGCGGACGACGGCGAACAGCGGTGGCGGATCACGCTTCCCGAGGGGCTCGACCCGCAGCGGAGCGCCATCGGCCCCCGCATCGATCCGAACACCGGGTACGCCGTCCTCGGCGACGGCCGCGAGGCCGGGACCGTGATCGACCTCGCCGACGGGGCCGTGATCGCCCGCGACGCCGAGCGGGTGGCCCACGACCACGTCCTGGACGTCACGGTCGTCGCCGCCGGGGCCATGGTCCGAGGACTCGACCCCGACGGCTCGGAGAGCTGGCGGCACGAGGACCCCGAACAGCTGCTCTTCCTCACCGCCGGCGAGCGGCTGGCCTACGCCCAGCGGCAGGAGGAGGGCACCCTGGTGGTGCTGGACACCTCGCAGGGACGCATGGTCCAGCCCTATGACGTCGATCAGGAGGGCGCGCTCGCCGTCCCCGAGATCTTCTCCGGTGAGTCGGCGGCCGCGGTGGACGTCGGCGGGCCCCGATACCTGGTCACCACGACCTTCGACGAGGACTACGGCACCCGCTGA
- a CDS encoding cytochrome c biogenesis CcdA family protein, with protein MEVGILTSFLGGALALLSPCGAFLLPGFFAATVTSRARLLPHALAFYLGLVLTLVPLGIGAGALGTMFAQHRSALVTVTSVILIVLGVMHALGLGFDLSRALPGIDRAQQASSRGSGLPRTILLGAVGGVAGFCAGPILGAVLTLAMGQGSMVLAAILLAVYGAGMVVPLMVLAAVWDRLSVRTRSLLRGREFTVLGRTLHTTTVLTGAVIIALGVLFWTTNGLVTLPSLIPTSVLASWQSRSSALSGTGVQIAVIAVLGLLALALWRRHDRRRRRRVEVGPVLPRTGRR; from the coding sequence GTGGAGGTCGGGATCCTGACCTCCTTCCTGGGCGGCGCGCTCGCCCTGCTGAGCCCGTGCGGGGCGTTCCTGCTGCCCGGCTTCTTCGCCGCCACCGTCACCAGCCGCGCCCGCCTGCTCCCGCACGCCCTCGCCTTCTACCTCGGCCTGGTGCTCACCCTGGTCCCGCTCGGCATCGGCGCGGGCGCCCTCGGGACGATGTTCGCCCAGCACCGCTCCGCGCTGGTCACCGTCACTTCCGTGATCCTCATCGTGCTCGGGGTGATGCACGCGCTCGGCCTCGGCTTCGACCTCTCGCGGGCGCTGCCCGGCATCGACCGCGCGCAGCAGGCCTCCTCGCGGGGCAGCGGACTGCCGCGCACGATCCTGCTCGGCGCCGTGGGCGGAGTGGCCGGGTTCTGCGCCGGCCCCATCCTGGGCGCCGTGCTCACCCTCGCCATGGGGCAGGGGAGCATGGTCCTGGCCGCGATCCTGCTGGCCGTCTATGGTGCCGGCATGGTGGTGCCCCTGATGGTGCTCGCAGCCGTGTGGGACCGGCTCAGCGTCCGGACCCGCTCGCTGCTGCGGGGCCGGGAGTTCACCGTGCTGGGCCGGACGCTGCACACCACCACCGTCCTCACCGGCGCGGTGATCATCGCCCTGGGCGTCCTGTTCTGGACCACCAACGGCCTGGTCACCCTGCCCTCCCTGATCCCCACCAGCGTGCTGGCGAGCTGGCAGTCCCGCAGCAGCGCGCTCAGCGGGACGGGCGTCCAGATCGCGGTGATCGCCGTCCTCGGGCTGCTCGCCCTGGCCCTGTGGCGGCGCCATGATCGACGGCGCCGCCGACGCGTCGAGGTCGGACCCGTCCTTCCGCGGACGGGTCGCCGATGA
- a CDS encoding thioredoxin domain-containing protein: MPDPQTTGTPAEQPSGGRSRWLAPLVILAVVAALIAAALWMGGDDDSEQAAGTAAPAEGTEQPGAVEHPDQVAQPDLSEEEARDPDDLLAEGPVDAPVVLVMFSDFQCPYCAQWSHETLPVLREYVERGELRIEYRDVNIYGDESERAARAVLAAAKQDRFQDYHDALFADGEIRSPQELDEDSLVELAGDLDLDTEQFTADLNSEEVAATIDANARQGIELGAMSTPAFLLDGTPMAGAQPTEVFTDALDDALAEAEG; encoded by the coding sequence ATGCCTGACCCGCAGACGACCGGGACACCGGCCGAGCAGCCCTCCGGCGGGCGCAGCCGCTGGCTGGCTCCGCTGGTGATCCTCGCCGTGGTGGCCGCGCTGATCGCGGCCGCGCTCTGGATGGGCGGCGACGACGACTCCGAGCAGGCGGCCGGCACCGCCGCCCCGGCCGAGGGCACCGAGCAGCCCGGCGCGGTCGAGCACCCCGACCAGGTGGCGCAGCCGGACCTCAGCGAGGAGGAGGCCCGCGATCCCGACGATCTCCTGGCCGAGGGCCCGGTCGACGCCCCGGTGGTGCTGGTGATGTTCTCCGACTTCCAGTGCCCCTACTGCGCCCAGTGGTCGCACGAGACCCTGCCCGTCCTGCGCGAGTACGTCGAGCGCGGGGAGCTGCGCATCGAATACCGCGACGTGAACATCTACGGGGACGAGTCCGAGCGGGCGGCCCGTGCGGTTCTCGCCGCCGCGAAGCAGGACCGCTTCCAGGACTACCACGACGCCCTCTTCGCGGACGGCGAGATCCGCTCCCCGCAGGAGCTCGACGAGGACTCGCTGGTCGAGCTGGCCGGCGACCTCGATCTGGACACCGAGCAGTTCACCGCGGACCTGAACTCCGAGGAGGTCGCGGCGACCATCGACGCCAACGCCCGGCAGGGCATCGAGCTGGGTGCCATGTCCACACCGGCCTTCCTCCTCGACGGCACGCCGATGGCGGGCGCCCAGCCCACCGAGGTCTTCACCGACGCGCTCGACGACGCGCTCGCCGAGGCGGAGGGCTGA
- a CDS encoding multidrug efflux SMR transporter, producing MSWILLIGAVVSEVGATLSLRVAADGRRAAYLLVVLGYVVAFTFLSGSLATGMPLGIAYGVWAAAGIVLTALLSRVLFREALTPTMLGGMGLIVAGVLLIELGGAH from the coding sequence ATGAGCTGGATCCTGCTGATCGGCGCGGTGGTCAGCGAGGTCGGCGCGACCCTGTCGCTGCGGGTCGCCGCCGACGGTCGGCGCGCCGCCTACCTGCTGGTGGTGCTCGGCTATGTCGTCGCCTTCACCTTCCTGTCCGGCTCGCTCGCCACCGGCATGCCGCTGGGCATCGCCTACGGCGTCTGGGCCGCGGCCGGCATCGTGCTGACCGCCCTGCTCTCCCGCGTCCTGTTCCGCGAGGCGCTGACCCCGACGATGCTCGGGGGCATGGGGCTGATCGTCGCCGGCGTGCTGCTCATCGAGCTGGGCGGCGCGCACTGA
- a CDS encoding multidrug efflux SMR transporter, which yields MIAWLLLVGAILSEVTATLSLRGALDRPLLYIVVVIGYALSFGCLALVLRRGMALGVAYGIWAACGVVLTAALSAVLFGEAFTAMKISGVVLIAAGVAVVEIGSHRARRREGAGSTPDLPAARREGAP from the coding sequence GTGATCGCCTGGCTGCTGCTGGTCGGGGCGATCCTCAGCGAGGTCACCGCGACCCTCTCCCTGCGCGGGGCGCTCGATCGCCCCCTGCTCTACATCGTGGTCGTGATCGGCTACGCCCTCTCCTTCGGCTGCCTCGCGCTCGTGCTGCGGCGCGGGATGGCGCTCGGCGTCGCGTACGGCATCTGGGCCGCCTGCGGCGTGGTGCTCACCGCCGCGCTCTCGGCGGTGCTGTTCGGCGAGGCCTTCACCGCGATGAAGATCAGCGGCGTCGTGCTGATCGCCGCCGGCGTCGCCGTGGTCGAGATCGGCTCGCACCGGGCCCGACGGCGCGAGGGCGCGGGGTCGACCCCCGATCTCCCGGCTGCGAGAAGGGAGGGGGCGCCATGA
- a CDS encoding TetR/AcrR family transcriptional regulator, with amino-acid sequence MAPDPSPRPAHRPSARMAMLDAAESHLGVDGTLTLDSAARAAGVTKTGLMYHFATKEALLRAVLDHIADRYEREVLAQIEAVHGTGVQDLAAVPAHRRFLAYLDWACHARLSPADLVIFADPKLRVSLTARWQEQLAGWLSIPAGTPVVTRQRLLAVRLMADGLWFDRATGQLELPAEDARSVHALALGLLGGEA; translated from the coding sequence ATGGCGCCCGATCCCTCGCCCCGACCCGCCCACCGCCCGTCGGCCCGGATGGCGATGCTGGATGCCGCCGAGTCCCATCTCGGCGTCGACGGCACGCTGACCCTCGACTCGGCGGCCCGCGCCGCCGGGGTCACCAAGACCGGGCTGATGTACCACTTCGCCACCAAGGAGGCCCTGCTGCGGGCCGTGCTGGACCACATCGCCGACCGCTACGAGCGCGAGGTGCTCGCCCAGATCGAGGCCGTCCACGGCACCGGCGTCCAGGACCTCGCCGCCGTGCCCGCCCACCGCCGATTCCTCGCCTACCTCGACTGGGCCTGCCACGCGCGGCTCTCCCCGGCGGACCTGGTGATCTTCGCCGATCCGAAGCTCCGCGTGAGCCTCACGGCGCGCTGGCAGGAGCAGTTGGCGGGGTGGCTCTCGATCCCCGCCGGCACTCCCGTCGTCACCCGGCAGCGCCTGCTCGCGGTGCGCCTGATGGCCGACGGGCTCTGGTTCGACCGTGCCACCGGCCAGCTCGAGCTGCCTGCCGAGGATGCTCGCTCCGTCCACGCCCTCGCCCTGGGCCTGCTCGGGGGCGAGGCGTGA
- the larB gene encoding nickel pincer cofactor biosynthesis protein LarB, whose product MTGAEPAPPGGRHVEPDGRIEGVLELDLDRSRRRGAPEAVLCDAKSVEQVATIAAEYARLGVAGHDGLGPVLFTRADEARAAAILDVLPDAFHAADAHLLVWPAAPPAASGGEVIIACAGTSDLPVAREAELTARYLGRPTRLIADIGIAGLHRLLARLPELREAACVVVAAGMDGALPTVVAGQISAPVVALPTSVGYGVAEGGRAAVLTMLSACAPGIGVVNIDNGYGAGHLAAQIARWAPGPGESAG is encoded by the coding sequence GTGACCGGAGCTGAGCCGGCCCCGCCGGGCGGGCGGCACGTCGAGCCGGACGGTCGGATCGAGGGCGTCCTCGAGCTGGACCTGGACCGCTCGCGCCGCCGCGGCGCCCCCGAGGCCGTGCTGTGCGACGCCAAGAGCGTCGAGCAGGTGGCCACCATCGCCGCCGAGTACGCGCGGCTGGGCGTCGCCGGCCACGACGGCCTCGGCCCCGTGCTGTTCACCCGCGCCGACGAGGCCCGGGCCGCGGCGATCCTCGACGTGCTGCCCGACGCCTTCCACGCGGCCGATGCCCACCTGCTGGTCTGGCCCGCCGCTCCGCCCGCGGCGAGCGGGGGAGAGGTGATCATCGCCTGCGCCGGCACCAGCGACCTGCCTGTGGCCCGTGAGGCCGAGCTCACCGCCCGCTACCTCGGCCGCCCCACCCGCCTGATCGCGGACATCGGCATCGCCGGCCTCCACCGCTTGCTCGCCCGCCTGCCGGAGCTGCGCGAGGCGGCCTGCGTGGTGGTCGCCGCCGGCATGGACGGCGCCCTGCCCACCGTGGTCGCCGGGCAGATCAGCGCCCCCGTGGTCGCCCTGCCCACCTCCGTCGGCTACGGCGTCGCCGAGGGCGGCCGCGCCGCCGTGTTGACGATGCTCTCCGCCTGCGCGCCGGGCATCGGGGTGGTCAACATCGACAACGGCTACGGCGCCGGGCACCTCGCCGCCCAGATCGCCCGCTGGGCGCCGGGGCCGGGAGAGAGCGCCGGCTGA
- the larE gene encoding ATP-dependent sacrificial sulfur transferase LarE, producing MTANPQHTTRPLTAPAAGGGADPSAPTSLFHPGRTGFDVEGMTPEALEGEALTLADEVSAQLSTVQRLGVAYSGGVDSATLLALAVRALGAENVVALLGVSPSLARRERRLAHRVAAVIGIDVVEIPTHEGENPDYQKNDASRCFHCKDELFTRIDDDIVGAHRLDAVAYGENADDARRRDRPGSGAATRHRVLRPLSSAGMAKQQVRDVARALSLPVADKPAAPCLASRVPFGQSVTPEKLRQIDDLEDAVYEQGFSDCRVRHHGEVGRIELPTAELARAMESEIRTALVTAGKEAGFAHVTIDLDGIRSGLFSLQIISSHRDRS from the coding sequence GTGACCGCGAACCCCCAGCACACCACCCGCCCGCTGACCGCCCCGGCCGCCGGCGGCGGCGCCGACCCGTCGGCCCCCACCTCGCTGTTCCACCCCGGCCGCACCGGATTCGACGTCGAGGGCATGACGCCCGAGGCGCTCGAGGGCGAGGCTCTCACCCTCGCCGACGAGGTATCCGCCCAGCTCAGCACCGTCCAGCGCCTCGGCGTCGCCTATTCCGGCGGCGTCGACTCCGCGACCCTGCTGGCGCTGGCCGTGCGCGCCCTCGGCGCCGAGAACGTCGTCGCCCTGCTCGGCGTCTCACCGTCGCTCGCACGCCGCGAACGCCGCCTGGCCCACCGGGTCGCCGCCGTGATCGGCATCGACGTCGTCGAGATCCCCACCCACGAGGGCGAGAACCCGGACTACCAGAAGAACGACGCATCGCGCTGCTTCCACTGCAAGGACGAGCTGTTCACCCGCATCGACGACGACATCGTCGGTGCGCACCGGCTCGACGCCGTCGCCTACGGGGAGAACGCCGACGACGCCCGGCGCCGCGACCGTCCCGGCTCCGGCGCCGCCACCCGCCACCGGGTGCTGCGCCCGCTGTCGAGCGCCGGGATGGCCAAGCAGCAGGTCCGTGACGTCGCCCGCGCGCTCTCCCTGCCGGTCGCGGACAAGCCCGCCGCTCCGTGCCTGGCGTCCCGCGTCCCCTTCGGGCAGTCCGTCACCCCCGAGAAGCTGCGCCAGATCGACGACCTCGAGGACGCCGTCTACGAGCAGGGCTTCAGCGACTGCCGGGTGCGCCACCACGGCGAGGTGGGTCGCATCGAGCTGCCCACGGCGGAACTGGCCCGCGCCATGGAGTCGGAGATCCGCACCGCGCTGGTCACCGCCGGCAAGGAGGCGGGATTCGCCCACGTCACGATCGACCTCGACGGCATCCGTTCCGGCCTGTTCTCCCTGCAGATCATCTCGAGCCATCGTGACCGGAGCTGA
- a CDS encoding lactate racemase domain-containing protein: MSEQTATTPTIEPIPEGLAERAALLGGPDSTLTDQQIRDFVTEQLAGTDYDGKSVCLIVPDGTRSVPLPKVLPAIHDALAGRAASVTVLIALGTHAAMDDGAIDTLLGSTERGAQATYPEWTVVNHAWDDPDQIADLGEISAERIAALTGGLLTDVPMRVQINRLCVESDVNLIVGPVFPHEVVGFSGGNKYFFPGCSVHDVIDISHWVGALITASRIIGTLGITPVRQLIDAASELVTTEKYCFTMDVKEGGADLGAVAYGDPQAAWAASAKISAQTHITYVDTPYKRIVALVPEMYDDMWTGAKGFYKSEPVCADGGDVIIYAPHITEVAAMHPGLRDIGYHNIEYFTKQWDRFKDHPWGELAHSTHVTGLGTYDPATGEEKQRVNRYFATSISQQECEEYNVLYQDPASLDIEALREDPDTLVIDHAGEVLFRLAEERQSL; the protein is encoded by the coding sequence ATGAGCGAGCAGACTGCGACGACGCCGACCATCGAGCCGATCCCCGAGGGACTCGCGGAGCGCGCCGCCCTGCTCGGCGGCCCGGACTCGACGCTCACCGACCAGCAGATCCGGGACTTCGTCACCGAGCAGCTCGCCGGCACCGACTACGACGGCAAGTCCGTCTGCCTGATCGTCCCCGACGGCACCCGCTCCGTCCCGCTGCCCAAGGTGCTGCCCGCGATCCACGACGCGCTCGCCGGTCGTGCCGCCTCGGTGACCGTGCTGATCGCGCTGGGCACCCACGCCGCCATGGACGACGGCGCGATCGACACGCTGCTGGGCTCCACCGAGCGCGGCGCGCAGGCCACCTACCCCGAATGGACCGTGGTCAACCACGCCTGGGACGATCCGGACCAGATCGCGGACCTCGGCGAGATCTCCGCCGAGCGCATCGCCGCGCTCACCGGCGGCCTGCTCACCGACGTCCCCATGCGCGTGCAGATCAACCGGCTGTGCGTCGAATCGGACGTGAACCTCATCGTCGGCCCCGTCTTCCCGCACGAGGTGGTCGGCTTCTCCGGTGGGAACAAGTACTTCTTCCCCGGCTGCTCGGTGCACGACGTCATCGACATCTCCCACTGGGTGGGCGCGCTCATCACCGCCAGCCGCATCATCGGCACCCTCGGCATCACCCCGGTGCGCCAGCTCATCGACGCCGCCAGCGAGCTCGTGACCACCGAGAAGTACTGCTTCACCATGGACGTCAAGGAGGGCGGGGCGGATCTCGGCGCCGTCGCCTACGGCGACCCGCAGGCCGCCTGGGCCGCCAGCGCGAAGATCTCCGCGCAGACCCACATCACCTACGTCGACACGCCGTACAAGCGCATCGTGGCGCTGGTCCCGGAGATGTACGACGACATGTGGACCGGCGCCAAGGGCTTCTACAAGTCCGAGCCCGTCTGCGCCGACGGCGGCGACGTGATCATCTACGCCCCGCACATCACCGAGGTCGCCGCCATGCACCCCGGCCTGCGCGACATCGGGTATCACAACATCGAGTACTTCACGAAGCAGTGGGACCGGTTCAAGGACCATCCCTGGGGCGAGCTCGCCCACTCCACGCACGTCACCGGCCTGGGCACCTACGATCCCGCCACCGGCGAGGAGAAGCAACGGGTGAACCGCTACTTCGCCACGTCGATCTCGCAGCAGGAGTGCGAGGAGTACAACGTCCTGTACCAGGATCCCGCCTCCCTGGACATCGAGGCCCTGCGCGAGGATCCCGACACCCTCGTCATCGACCACGCGGGAGAAGTCCTGTTCCGACTCGCCGAGGAGCGCCAGTCCCTGTGA
- a CDS encoding GNAT family N-acetyltransferase encodes MTTSASPPAPTVTAAAGEEFALLERLLQLYLHDVSEHAGYDVDEAGSYRYAWLGAYRHDADRHAFILRVEGHPAGFALVRAGEPTRMAEFFVLRKYRRGGVGTLAARDLIAMFPGTWSITQLATNRDATEFWRRAIPASFDECVHADGGVEQTFSTAPPKHG; translated from the coding sequence ATGACCACGTCGGCCTCACCCCCGGCCCCGACCGTCACGGCAGCTGCTGGCGAGGAGTTCGCGCTGCTGGAACGGCTCCTGCAGCTGTACCTCCACGACGTCTCCGAGCACGCAGGGTACGACGTCGACGAGGCCGGGTCCTACCGATACGCCTGGCTCGGCGCCTACCGTCACGACGCGGACCGTCACGCCTTCATCCTCCGCGTGGAGGGTCACCCGGCCGGCTTCGCGCTCGTCCGCGCCGGCGAGCCGACGCGCATGGCGGAGTTCTTCGTGCTCCGGAAGTATCGCCGCGGCGGCGTGGGAACCCTGGCCGCTCGCGACCTGATCGCCATGTTCCCCGGCACGTGGTCGATCACCCAGCTCGCGACGAACCGAGACGCCACGGAGTTCTGGCGCCGCGCGATCCCTGCGTCGTTCGACGAGTGCGTCCATGCCGACGGAGGCGTGGAGCAGACCTTCTCCACCGCGCCCCCGAAGCACGGCTGA
- a CDS encoding aminoglycoside phosphotransferase family protein: MRWLPGLDEGFRDRLLATLDGHGAVEVHDADLEHSALLLEQVTGPTLAEETDRAGPLGTASFAGSVARRIAGVPAPHDAPQLADGAEHWLAQFETQHDTARHVGIALDAETFAAAVDGVERLGRTRSATLTHGDLSVENIMRRSDGPWIAIDPDFLAGPVEHEAHTILRSLLTSIVASSNPITARADAARAFCSASGADPGLALDISHARFAASYYWEAQHQGDPENVENLRVATWYAAELRRRHARDR, from the coding sequence ATGCGCTGGCTCCCCGGCCTGGACGAGGGATTCCGAGATCGACTGCTGGCCACCCTGGACGGCCACGGCGCCGTCGAGGTCCACGACGCGGACCTCGAGCACAGCGCGCTTCTCCTGGAACAGGTGACCGGCCCGACCCTCGCGGAGGAGACCGACCGCGCGGGCCCTCTCGGGACGGCATCCTTCGCCGGGAGCGTCGCCCGCAGGATCGCAGGCGTCCCCGCGCCGCACGACGCACCCCAGCTCGCCGACGGAGCCGAGCACTGGCTCGCGCAGTTCGAGACGCAGCACGACACGGCCCGTCATGTCGGCATCGCCCTGGACGCAGAGACCTTCGCTGCTGCCGTCGACGGCGTGGAACGGCTGGGACGAACCCGGTCCGCCACGCTGACCCACGGCGATCTCAGCGTCGAGAACATCATGCGCCGCTCGGACGGCCCGTGGATCGCCATCGATCCCGACTTCCTCGCCGGCCCGGTCGAGCACGAGGCCCACACGATCCTTCGGAGCCTGCTGACCTCGATCGTCGCATCCTCGAACCCGATCACGGCGAGGGCAGATGCCGCCCGCGCGTTCTGCTCGGCCTCCGGGGCCGATCCGGGCCTGGCGCTCGACATCTCCCACGCACGGTTCGCCGCCTCCTACTACTGGGAGGCCCAGCACCAGGGCGACCCCGAGAACGTCGAGAACCTGCGGGTCGCCACCTGGTACGCGGCCGAGCTGCGTCGGAGGCACGCGCGCGACCGCTGA
- a CDS encoding TraR/DksA C4-type zinc finger protein, producing the protein MDDVSQNSDVARDRAEQLASRRRDARAQLKEVESELAALRRSREGTADDDEHDPDGVPLSEQWSRLEGLRLARTEALVGIDEAAERMERGEGGRCRRCGAPIASARLAARPEATTCIDCAP; encoded by the coding sequence ATGGATGACGTGTCGCAGAACTCCGACGTGGCCCGTGACCGTGCCGAGCAGCTCGCGTCCCGTCGGCGGGACGCTCGGGCTCAGCTGAAGGAGGTCGAGAGCGAGCTCGCGGCGCTGCGGCGGTCCCGTGAGGGCACGGCGGACGATGACGAGCACGACCCCGACGGCGTGCCGCTGTCGGAGCAGTGGTCCCGCCTGGAGGGACTGCGCCTCGCGCGGACCGAGGCTCTCGTCGGGATCGACGAGGCGGCCGAGCGCATGGAGCGCGGGGAGGGCGGTCGCTGCCGGCGCTGCGGGGCCCCGATCGCCTCGGCCCGGCTGGCCGCCCGACCGGAGGCGACCACCTGCATCGACTGTGCGCCCTGA